One window from the genome of Spirochaetota bacterium encodes:
- a CDS encoding methyl-accepting chemotaxis protein, with amino-acid sequence MRKFRFGFAFRSTLLVSVIFFSVIFGASLFVMEMFYMTFRTYTENMLKVINKGFKQDYFDWAVRTIKDYGDTIIKNNFDEYNFFKDSIESSMTITAIGEVHSTGTDKYDTGKIFIVSLFYWDGEKLFSEERQLQNSDFINLVEENMKNMKAGDNKILISDMFPFPTYVYKLKQGVIGCVLHPELYNTFWLKNVFRNTKVNFYALLARKDENERDEVSIGNFKKVISEMETTQIEFETVYRTLSQKVDKGEELDVVSGTYADRIKFHIYQDYGDFFFKAIIGIPMRGVLYLTTFEVSLLISIPIVIILIIIMSILNRSVFTRIRDLSERMSELGKSGGDLSYRIEAKTGISEVREVAENINNFLDAVEEIVKKSKSTFRDVEQNIQVLSELGEEVVRVSEVISKQDEVRQMIEEINAMSGEVGTTVEEMLRTVETIRNNVERQYSMIEEMSGMVEETIMTVSNVGKRIERANELLSNLRDEALRSSASVRKNVEEVRDVNMFLGNVLEVVDVIKGISDRIEVLSMNAGIEAAHAGEAGRGFA; translated from the coding sequence ATGAGAAAATTCAGGTTTGGTTTTGCTTTTAGGAGCACTCTGTTGGTATCAGTGATATTTTTTTCTGTAATATTTGGGGCGTCTTTGTTTGTGATGGAAATGTTTTACATGACATTTAGGACATACACTGAAAATATGTTGAAAGTTATAAACAAAGGCTTCAAGCAAGACTACTTTGACTGGGCCGTTAGAACTATCAAAGATTATGGTGATACGATCATAAAGAACAATTTTGATGAATATAACTTTTTTAAGGATTCAATAGAAAGTTCTATGACAATCACAGCAATCGGTGAAGTCCACTCAACTGGAACAGATAAGTATGATACTGGCAAGATTTTTATAGTGTCTCTATTCTATTGGGATGGAGAAAAATTATTTTCTGAAGAAAGACAACTTCAAAATTCAGATTTCATTAATCTTGTTGAAGAAAATATGAAAAATATGAAAGCTGGCGATAACAAAATACTTATCTCTGATATGTTCCCCTTTCCAACATATGTATATAAACTCAAACAAGGAGTTATTGGTTGTGTTTTACATCCAGAATTATATAATACGTTTTGGTTGAAAAATGTTTTCAGAAACACAAAAGTTAACTTTTATGCTCTTCTTGCTAGAAAGGATGAGAATGAAAGGGATGAAGTTTCTATTGGTAATTTTAAAAAGGTTATAAGCGAAATGGAGACAACTCAAATAGAATTTGAAACTGTCTATAGGACACTAAGCCAAAAAGTTGATAAGGGGGAGGAACTTGATGTTGTTTCTGGAACATACGCTGATAGAATAAAGTTCCATATTTATCAAGACTATGGAGATTTTTTCTTCAAAGCCATAATAGGTATTCCTATGAGAGGAGTCCTCTACCTTACTACTTTTGAGGTGTCTCTACTAATCAGTATTCCGATAGTGATAATACTAATAATAATAATGTCAATTTTGAATAGGAGTGTTTTTACTAGGATACGAGACCTAAGCGAGAGAATGTCAGAATTGGGCAAGAGTGGTGGAGACCTTTCCTACAGGATAGAAGCAAAAACTGGAATATCAGAAGTCAGGGAGGTTGCGGAGAACATAAACAACTTCCTTGATGCAGTTGAGGAGATAGTCAAAAAGAGCAAAAGCACATTCAGAGACGTTGAACAAAATATCCAGGTCCTGTCAGAACTCGGCGAGGAGGTTGTCAGAGTTAGCGAGGTTATCTCAAAGCAGGATGAGGTGAGGCAGATGATTGAGGAGATAAACGCAATGTCTGGTGAGGTTGGAACCACCGTTGAGGAGATGTTAAGAACTGTTGAGACTATCAGAAACAATGTAGAGAGACAATACTCTATGATAGAGGAGATGAGTGGGATGGTTGAGGAGACGATAATGACGGTGAGTAATGTCGGCAAGAGGATTGAGAGGGCAAATGAACTACTCTCAAACCTTCGTGATGAGGCATTGAGGAGCAGTGCGAGTGTGAGGAAGAATGTTGAGGAGGTCAGGGATGTGAATATGTTTCTGGGTAATGTGCTTGAGGTGGTGGATGTGATAAAGGGTATAAGCGACAGGATAGAGGTGTTGTCAATGAATGCTGGTATTGAGGCGGCGCATGCTGGGGAGGCTGGTAGGGGTTTTGC